From Leucoraja erinacea ecotype New England chromosome 29, Leri_hhj_1, whole genome shotgun sequence:
cttacaacaatgtaacgtatctctcatttcaccattgacaggcagtttatgtaaatgagattgcaTTGTGTCGTCATCCGCTGCTAACTGTcagtggaacactgctgacgggcagtttatgtaaaggaGATcctattgtgacgtcatagcagctaactgccagtgcagatggaagacatttttctcaaagtgggattttgtaaagttaaaaatgtgaataacgtaaaatacaccatcaatctgaacgaaatctGATACACCATACCACAGCACATTGGTGAGTAACATGGtcaaaaaattgtagcgctattttGTACCGTTTCGGTGTAATTCAGGGCatgactcacatacacacacaggcagacagatgcacagactcacaaacaaacaagagaagagttttagtaatatatagatagatgctcAGATTAAATGACGCACCAAGATGGAGTGGAAAGACGTttagttttgtagattaattggcgtggtataagtgcaaattgtccctagtgtgtgtaggagagtgttaatgtgcgggtttgaactgcagatgctcgtttaaactgaagatagacacaaaatactggagtaactcagattagTAAGGGTTACGGGGAAAGGCAGAAGAATGCGGTTGAGGGAGAAGGATatttggacggcttgattgtaatcatctatagtcttttcgctgactggatatcatacaacaaaaaagcttttcactgtacctcggtacacatgacaataataaactaatgattgaatggcagtgcagacttgttgggccaaatggcctcattctgctcctatgacgtgaACATGAACTCAGATGAGGCATGATTTTAGACAAAACTGGTTTATTTAGAAAGCCATCAATGTCCTACCATTGGTACCATACACATGATAATACACTTGTGCCACTATAGATCAATGTTCATGATTCAAGTTGGTTCTTCGCGAGTATCTGGTCTCTCTGTGACATCTGTGGTGGTCCAGCCGTAATCATGCACCTACATTAATTGTCCAGACTCTCATCGTTAAACCAAATCCCAAACAGTTGGGTTGGggtgagaacaaaggaggacccggcatggggggagcTCCGTCAACCAAGGGGGAACCATGAATGGAATGTGTTAGAAATGGTTGTGGGTAAAATTAAATACTTAGTAACATTGTCGGcgccctttatgtagcgactctttgcatatgTTGGGCAAAGGATCTCACTGTGAGCCGTCATAAAACGTCCAAGATGGCGTCCAGcgcaggcgactatttgcgtgctggcCACGGAAGCgtatctacaatcacatattacaatcgctccacactcttaaatctctactccgacAACAGAAATTGGTGTTTccgagtggcacggtggtgcagcggtagagttgctgccttacagccaatgcagcgccggagacccgggttcgatcctgactacgggtgctgtctgtttggagtttgtacgttctacctgtaaactgcgtgggatttctccgagatcttcgatttcatcccacactccaaagacgtacagctatgtaggttaattggcttggtaaatgtaaaaactgtccctagtgggtatagtatagtattaatgtgcggggatcgctggtcggcgcggactcggtgggccacaagggcctgtttctgcgctgtatctctaaaaataaaactaaaaaagcaacatttcttatgcactgtaaatggctcgatggtaatcatgtattgtctttctgctgactggatagcacgcaacaaaggtttttcactgtacctcggtacacgtgacaataaactaaactgaaactgaacatgTGGCAatcaagtatcattcattcattcattcccttGGATTTATTCTCCAGTTAGAATCTAACATTTAATGTGCAAGAAAAAACTTTAAACTAACAAAATTCTAATGCCAGAAAAAAATCTACAATGTCATCCAGGCAAAATATTAAATATCAGTCGGGGAAGGGCATGACAGAGATAAGGCTCAAATGTGGTGGGGACTGAGAGAATGGCAAAGATACCAAAGTAACTGCGATATCACAGCTCCTGCAGAAGGGATAGCAAGAGATATTGTGGAAGCACGTGTAGTGAATTCCAGGAAATTCAGCAGAGTTCATAGCAAAGGACCAAGGAAGCCGAGGTCTGAAGGAGGTGAGATACAGGAAATCACACTTGAGAGTGGCAACAAGTGGCCGACACAGGAACTGTCCATGTCGTAAAACCGACAGCGGGCCATGAGACAGATTGATGGGCCCACGATTGTTTGTGAAGTTAGCCATGAGATAAACAACAGAGCTGTTTTATGGCCCTCTGTAGCTGATTGATCTGAGTCACAGTAGGTGGTGAAGGAGgcactgaagctcagtgcagccaaaggcaaggctctgtgggggaggaccacagtctagggttctTCCGCTGCtgcacattggggggggggggtggagacgcccctcaaacaaggggCGGGAtatcacgccagtgggccacatgagcggCAAGGGTGACAGGTGTAATTATGGGTTTTGGGAACGCAACCAAATGGAACattagacagtctgaagaagggtcccgacccgaaacatcacccattccttctctccagagatgctgcttgtcccgcacctgaattgctccagctttttgtcttttcatggaCTCTCTGGGGCTGTGGGTGGGTTTAAAAAGTAAGGAGGCAGAAAGCAGAGACTTggtgagaaaatgaatgggtcgaccagaccagaccagaatCAGGTTCGTTTttgtttgggaaggaactgcagatgctggttcaaaccgaagataaaacacataaagctggagtaactcagcgggtcgggcagcatctctggagagaaggagtagggatattcgttttctccagaggtgctgtctgacccactgagtttctccagctttttgtgtctatcagaagTTTTTGCCTTCCTTTAGAAAGCTCTTAGAAGTTGTAAAGCAATTAAGAAGCAGCAGGGACTCAGAAGGGGCCGTCACCAGTAACTTCCAAGGGGAAATGAATGAGATGAGAGTGCAAACTGGCCGGTAATGATCCCAAGCAAAGTAAGCAAGTGGAGATTAAATTCCCGACACTGCGCCTTCTCGTATCGAGCAGAGATTTACACACGTTCTTAGTCAAGTTTTGTTACAGGGGATtgagtcatgaggtcataagtgataggtgcagaattataccattcggcccatcaggctgaTCTATTCtatttctcctaaccccattctcctgccttctccccataaacctcgacacccatggagtcatagagcgtagaaacaggccctccccccctcccccaacttgcccacgccgaccaacgtcccatctgcacttgtcccacctgcctgtacttggCCCATTttccactaaacctatcctatccatgaacctgtccaaatgtgtctcttaaatgctgcgatagtacctgcctcaacgacctcctccggcagctcattccatgcaccctccTCCCTTTGTGcagaaaaaagttacccctcaggttcccattaaaatgttaccccctcatcttcaacccatgtcctctggtcctcgattgccctactctggacaagagactgtgcatttactcacTCTATTCCAATGTACTGTTCTGTTTTGGGATTTCAATTTTCTAACTTCAAATATAGAATCAGTAATCCCCAAACTGAAGTGGCGAAGATAAACATTTTCTGAAAGAGCATActcagcagtcctgaactactatctacctcattggtgacccttggactatccttgattggactttactgggctttacctgacactaaacgttattcccttagcatgtatctatacgctgtaaatgattgcactcatgtattgtctttctgctgactggatagcacgcagcaaaagcttttcactgcacctcggtacacgtgacaataaactaaactgaactgaactgccaGTTGCACCTAGAAGTTGTACTCCTAGAATCCGTATCTGCAGTAAAGCCTCTTGCTGCAAATGAAGAAATTTGCTTTGCTTGTCTACAGAGAAAGGGATAGAATATTGGGTCGAGTTCTACATGGGATGTGCCTCTAAAATTATTttggcaggtttagtttagtttagtttagtttagtggtgcAGTGTGCGGAAACAAGCTAttgtgcccaccgagtccgcgctggccagcgatccccgcacattaacactatccaacacaaactaggggcaatttacattttttaccgaagccaattaacctacaaacctacgcatctttggagtgtaggcggaaaccggagcacccggagaaaacccagggcctgttccacttggcgatttttttcggcgaatgtcggcatcatatcagtgtcgccaaaagattctgaacatttcaaaacctagcggcgacaaaaaaaatgttgcgacacttgaagaaacaccgcgtcaatacgtcatcacgccacgaaTTTCTCGGTGACCTGAtaagtcagtcaatgatgccggcagtcgctgaaaaaaatcggcaagtgggacaggcccttcactgtttATTTTTCCAAAGGTGATGCCCGACCTCCTTAGTGTTTCCTACAAACTTCTGCTTTTTATACTGACATTGGGTTACAAAGGCTTTAAtaacagtatctctaaagttctCAATGAAGAGAAAATTCACAAAAATCACACTCATTCGAACGCAATTAAAACAGAAATAAACCGGGTCGGATTTTAAAATTGGCAAGATCTAAATCCCCTTACTAATAAACAATGGAAGTAAAAGAGAAAGAAATCATTTTCAGATTAGAGTCTTTCCAACAACCACAATTAAAAGTGTAGAAAAGGAACGGCAGAAACTGGTTAAAACTGCAGATTTTAAACTGCATTCAAAAgattaaaactttaaaaagaTTAAAACTGCAGAACTGCAGgtatgagacacaaaatgctggagtaacataatgTGCGACATTTCTGTTCCCCAAGTGAACTGGATAGATCATAAGGTCATTcgacccatcgtctactctgtcattcaatcattgctgatctatttcttcctcctaaccccatagatGATGGAGTTCAGCAGCTGTTAATTGCTACCGTGACTCCTGTGTCATCTGCTGTTACCAGATCTCAGACTATGTGTAATAaagggatcggtgacgtttcgggtcgagacacttcttcagatcgagtcccagactgaagaagggtcacgacccgaaacgtcacccattccttctctccagagatgctgcctgccccgctgagttactccagcattttgtgcccattggCCATAATTAAAATTCCCTTGACAGATAATAACTGTAGGCATAGATTAATAAAGTGTTTTTTATGGTTGGACAATACGCATATTCCCGTCAACAGGTCTTTTTCAGAGAGTCCTTGGATTTAATGGCAAGATATGGCAGTCCAAGATATCCCCACCGCTCTGGCCAATACTTCACCTCTGGGCTGGTCTCAGGTATTTCATACACCGCGTCGAAATACGCAAAGAGCGTTATCCCATGGATAGCCGCCATGTTAATTAGCACGTGCCTGTAAAAAAAAAGGTATGCTGAAATAAGATAAACTGCGTCGAAACGGTGGATTGTGTTTGTTTATTGCCTAACCCTAGTCTTCTTCACGGACAAAAACACGAgatcaaactccgtaccgacatttgtagagaggaactgcagatgctggtttatgtcgaagatagacacaaagtgctggagtaactcagcggggctggcagcatctgtgggggacaggaataggcagcgtttcagtctgaagaggggtctcgacccgaaacgtcacctcttccttcgtcttctctccagtgatgctgcccgtcccactgagttactccagcattttgtgcctagcttCTGTACCAAACTTTCCCAGCCATGTAAGCTGACAAGCAAACTCCAGAGTTTACGATATTCATTTGTAATTTTTCATGAAATATCTCTTTTttattaaccaaaaataatttttcTCTATTTAACTATTtacaaaaaatacaaataaacccaccaccataatacaaaatatacaaatattcttaaatattaaaTCACTATTTCCCCATCCACCACTTCCACCCACCGCGGTCCCGGAAGTCCCGCAGAgcacccgtggacagcgcgtagtccctttctaaaaccacccgggcacggacataaccacgggtaaggggcaggcagccggcacgggcagagtcctcttccgcctggcgccgtgactcgttgATGGCCAGCTTGGTCATGAAATATCTCTTggttgagagagggagagagagagagagagagagatggctgCAATGCATTGTGTCCCTGCAGATGGCAGCATGCGTTGAAGGACAAAGAATTGAGACTtgcgtatagaaacatagaaaataggtgcaggagtagccattcggcccttcgagcctgtaccgtcattcaatatgatcatggctgatcatccaactcagtattgggacatagttgcagaataagagggggctcttttaaaactgagatgaggtagaacttcttcacccagagggtggttaatttatggaattcactgccccagcgagcagtggaagcagaaactttaaatatatttaagactaaaatagatggttttttagctgccaaggggataaggggctacggggagagggcagggatatggacctaggtatggttagtatagtaagaccggagtgatctcctggacaagtgtcgatcgcctggattggggtcggagaggaatttcccggatttttttcccaaattggacctgggtttttatccggttttttgcctcccccaggagatcacgaggttcttggggtggagaggggtgatagcggtataagggggagggtagtgtcttgtgttctgtgtcttgtgtctactgtttgtgggtaagtgtgtctgtttagtgttcagccatgagcgaatggcggtgcgggctcgacggacctggtggtctgctctcgcacctactttctatgtttctatgtttctatgtatcctgtacctgccttctctccataccccctgatccctttagccacaagggccacatctaactccctcttaaatatagccaatgaactgtggcctcaactaccttctgtggcagagaattccacagattcaccacgtggAGCAATGATCAAGTGTCATACCTtgcagcaaagatcacaagcatGGAAAATGATCGCAAACTACTGTCGATAGGAATGAGCATCAGCTAAACGTTTTACTAAAGTTTAATGTTACTGTCCATCCCTATCAGAACTGACACAcattggacacacacacacacagaatgctggagtaaactcagcgggacaggcagcatctctggagagaaggaattggtgacaaaattcttcttcagacccgaaacgtcacccattccttctctccagagatgccgcctgtcccgctgagtttactccagttttttggagtctaccttcggtttaaaccagcatctgcagttccttccgacacaattcaTAATTGGGTCCAGTTTTCACTGGAAGGCGTTGGGTTTTGATTTTGTttagcagagtttagtttagagatacagcgtggaaacgtgtccttcagcccaccgagtccgtgccgatgtctctctactgcatccgctgctctaggtgtcagctgatttacatcggggagactaagcggcggttgggcgatcgtttcgccgaacacctccgctcagtccgcaataaccaacctgaactcccggtggctcagcacttcaactccccctcccattcccaatccgacctctctgtcctgggtctcctccattgccagagtgagcaacaccgtaaattggagaaacagcacctcatattccgcttgggcagcttgcatcctgatggcatgaatgttgaattctcccaattttgctagcccttgctgtctcctccccttcctcaaccctcgagctgtctcctcccatccccccgtcctcgggctcctcctcctcctccccattttccttccttctcccctcccaccccccgtcagtctgaagaagggtttcggcccgaaacgtcgcctattttcttcgctccatagatgctgctgcacccactgagtttctccagcaattttgtgtacctgcacagacagcacccgtgttcaggatcgaacccggatctctggcactgtgaggcagcagctctacccattgcaccaccgtgccggctcGAAGGTACTCGAGACAAATCTGTAATAAAGCTGCTAAATAGATTTTATACGTTTAGAAGCTGTTTTTTTACCAGAAGCTATGGAGGTAGTAAAAGTTGATCTGTCTCCAGAAAGCACAGAGTAAACGATCGCTCAGCCAGCAGGAGATCGCTATGAGCCACCAGGCCACAGTGGCAAAGGCAAGGTGAATTATTCTTTGATCTGTACACCTGAAAACAATGAGGATATAGGTGGGTATATGCATGCGGTAGGCTGTCttacaattagagtcatagaatgatacagcgtggaacaggcccttcggcccaacctgcccacaccgactagcgacactagtcccacctatccgTGTTTGGCCCGTGTCCCTCcagtcctgtcctatccatgtacctgtctaactgtttcttaaacgttgggatagtcccagcctcaactacctcctctggcagctcattccatacacccaccaccctttgtgtgaaaaagttatccctcagattcctatttaaatcttttccccttcaccttaaacctatggcctctggtcctcgattcacctactctgggccaaatactctgtgcatctacccgatctattcctctcatgattttatacacttctataagatcgcccctcatcctcttgcgctccaaggaatagagacccagcctactcaacctctccctgtagctcacaccctctagtcctggcaaaatcctcataaatcttctctgtaccctttccagcttgacaacatctttcctataacatggtgctgtgGCGGGCGGAGCCATTTTGGTATCGAACCGTCATTGGTCGGACTCGAACTCCCGCGTGGACCGGGGgtgatctgggccgaccaatcaCGTGGTCAGGAGGGGCGGGCCGCCTGGTGGTTGGAGTTTAAACTGGGGCGTGCTCACGAACGACGGTAGATAAATATTAACTTGATGCGCGCATGAGCGACAGGGCTGTATCGGTTAGTTATTAAACGCAGTGTTTACACAACACGTGGACCTCTACAGTGGTGACCCCGACGGCCTATTTTGGATTTTATCATGTCTGCAGCCAACAAGTCAGACCAGCAGAATGCAGTTTGGATCAAACTGCCCGCTTACTGGACCTCACAGCCCCGCGTGTAGTTTGAACAGGCTGAAGCCCAGTTCCACATTCGCCAGATCACTGCCGATGCCACCAAACACAACTACACATTGGTCAGTACACAACGCGTGGACCTCTACAATGcctagaattgaacacaatactctaaatgacgcctcaccaacgtcttaagggcctgttccacttggcgattttttcagcgactgtcggcatcatatcaaggtcaccaaaagattttgaacatttgaaaatccagcggcgacaaaaaaaatgttgcaacacttgaaaaaacaccttccctccagagatgctcctgtcctgctgagttactccagcattttgtgtctatcttcgatataaaccagcggctgcagttccatcctacaccgtggcagtgaatatttttaattgGTTTCAATGCAAATCATACCACCATGTTTAATAATGTTTTCCTGAAGAGCGTTTACCTTTTCAGTTCGAGTGTGATCTGGTAAAGAATGTGCAAGGCAATGCTGTTCAGAGCGTACGCATTCACCACGGGCTTAAGAAAC
This genomic window contains:
- the acer1 gene encoding alkaline ceramidase 1 isoform X1, with the protein product MVDVFAYQSSQVDWCEDNFQYSENVAEFYNMASNVSFFISVPIMMYLWHPYAQKRNKAVYLLWVMVMLVGSFSAYYHMTLSYFGQLLDELSILWVLAFAYMLWFPKRHLPKPIKNRKVFSLVVCLVALISTVLSFLKPVVNAYALNSIALHILYQITLELKRCTDQRIIHLAFATVAWWLIAISCWLSDRLLCAFWRQINFYYLHSFWHVLINMAAIHGITLFAYFDAVYEIPETSPEVKYWPERWGYLGLPYLAIKSKDSLKKTC